One genomic segment of Bradyrhizobium prioriisuperbiae includes these proteins:
- a CDS encoding phosphodiesterase, whose translation MPPPVLIAQISDLHIKPKGTLAYGRVDTAAALERCVAALNALLPPPDVVVISGDLVDTPLVEEYDLLKKLLARLEPPFLIIPGNHDSRELMRAAFPREPYAFSSGPLNQICPVRGLDLLLLDSSVPGQPHGLLDEPTLQWLDATLAVSSQLRPALLFLHHPPFATGIWHMDRQNLLNASGLAPIIKKHPRVQLVAAGHVHRATLTMFAGRPATICPAPNHAVDLDLFHLRDPSFKVEPPAFHLHTWFPGESADEPFGRVVTHWVPIGDFDGPHPFFGADGKLL comes from the coding sequence ATGCCCCCGCCCGTCCTCATCGCCCAGATTTCCGACCTGCACATCAAGCCCAAGGGTACGCTCGCCTATGGCCGCGTCGATACGGCGGCGGCGCTGGAGCGCTGCGTGGCCGCGCTGAATGCGTTGCTGCCCCCGCCCGATGTGGTGGTGATCTCCGGCGATCTCGTCGACACACCGCTGGTCGAGGAATACGATCTGCTCAAAAAGTTGCTCGCCCGACTCGAGCCGCCATTCCTGATTATTCCCGGCAATCACGATTCCCGTGAGCTGATGCGCGCGGCGTTCCCGCGCGAGCCTTACGCCTTCTCGTCGGGGCCGCTCAATCAGATATGCCCGGTCCGGGGTCTCGATCTGCTGCTGCTCGATTCCAGCGTGCCGGGGCAGCCGCACGGCCTGCTCGATGAGCCGACCCTGCAATGGCTGGATGCGACGCTCGCAGTGTCATCGCAGCTTCGGCCGGCGTTGCTGTTTCTGCACCATCCACCATTCGCCACCGGCATCTGGCATATGGATCGGCAGAATTTGCTCAATGCCAGCGGACTTGCGCCGATCATCAAGAAACATCCACGGGTTCAACTCGTTGCCGCCGGCCATGTGCACCGTGCCACGCTGACCATGTTCGCCGGCCGCCCGGCGACCATCTGTCCTGCCCCCAATCACGCCGTCGATCTTGATCTCTTCCATCTGCGTGACCCCTCCTTCAAGGTCGAACCGCCCGCATTCCATCTGCACACATGGTTCCCGGGTGAAAGCGCCGACGAGCCATTCGGCCGGGTGGTCACGCACTGGGTGCCGATCGGCGATTTCGACGGCCCGCATCCGTTCTTCGGGGCAGACGGGAAGTTGTTGTAG